The nucleotide window CGGCGCCGGGTTCATGAAGTGGGTGCCGATGACGAGGTCGGGGCGGCCGGTGAAGGACCCGAGGCGACTGACCGGGATGCACGAGGTGTTGGACGCGAAGATCGCCTCGGCCCCGCAGATCCGGTCCAGCTCGTGGAGGATTCCCTGCTTGATGTCCTCGTCCTCCCGGGCGCACTCCACCACCAGGAGAGCGGCCGCCATGTCGGCGAGCTCGGCGGACCAGGTCACGAGGGACTCGGCGCGGGACGCGGGCGCGCCCGCCTGCGCCTGCCGGGACCCCCGGCGCAGCAGCGTGGCCGTCCTGATCCCGGCGCGGAGCCGGGCCGGCCCCGAGGCCAGCGCCGCGGGGTCGTTGTCGACGACGACCACGGGGTGGCCGGCTTCGGCGAAGCACTGCGCCACACCGATCCCCATCGTGCCCGCGCCGACGATGCCCACCACCGACCCGGCCGGCACGGTCTGCGCGGCCTGCGCGGCCTGCGCGGTCTGTTGAACGTCTGTCTGATCGCCCACTGTTGCAGGTCTCCTTCGTCGGCCGGGCCGCGTCAGTCGGTGTGCGCGGGCCGTGCCGTGGCCGGCTTCGCAGGTGTGCTTGCGCTGGTCGTCGTGCGGAGGGGCCACAGGCTGGACAGCGGTGCGCCGGGGGCGCGGGTGGTCGCACGCAGCATCGCGAGCAGTCCTTCGACGAGAGCCCGGGCGCTCGACCGGTCGAAGAGTTCGGTGCGGTAGTCCAACGAGACGGACAGCTCGTTTCGCCCCGGCCCTTCGACGACGGACCAGGAGAGGTCCAGCTCGCTGCGGTCGGGCGGCAGCGTGAGCCGTCCCGCGTCCGTGCCGGGCCACCGCACCGGGGACGCCTCCACCCCGGCCACCGAGCCGAGTGTCGCCGGCAGCGCTTGGTAGGAGTACGCCACGTCGAACAGCGGTGCCCTGCCGGGCTCGTCGGGCACTCCGGCCGCGCGCACGAGGTCGGCGAGCGGCACCTCCCGGTGCTCTGCCGCGCCGGTGAGGGCGCGCCGCACCCGGTCGGTGAGCCTCTCGAAGGACGGGTCGCCGGCCAGGTCCAGACGCAGCGGCAGGCTCGGCGCGAAGGGCCCCACCCGCGTGCGGGCCGCCGAGAGGGGAAGCGCCGTGCCGGTCAGCCCGATGAGCGCCTCGTCCGCCTCCGTGTGCCGGGCGAGTAAGGCGGCGACGGCCGCCAGCACGCTCTCCCTGGCCCCGGAACGGCCCACCGCCTGGGCGAGGTCGTCGGGAATCCGGGACCCGAGGGTGGCGGTGGCGCGGGTGCCGTGGGCAGGCCGGGCCCGGTCCGGCGGCGGCGCGCCATCGGCCACTCCCGTCAGTGTCCGTCTCCAGTAGGCGAGTGAGTCCGCCCTCCGGGGACCTGTCCAGGGCTCGGTGTGCTCGCCGGGCAGCGTGGGCAGCTCGGCCAGCTCGGCCAGCTCGGCCAGCTCGGGCAGCTCGGCCCGGCGTCCGTCCAGGCGGGTGCCGTACAGAGCGAGCAGGTCCCCGAAGAACACCTCCGGCTGACCACCGTCGTAGGCCTGCTGGTGGGTGGTCACCAGCAGGACGTGCTGGGCCGGACCCGTCGTCGCGAGGAGCGCGTGGAGCCGGCGACCCGATGCCGGATCGAGTACGAGTGCGGCCTCGGCCTGCGCGATCTCCCTGGCCGTGTCCAGGGGCTCGCTCTCGCCGGAGACGTCCGCGGTGGTGAAGAAGCCGTCGCCGAGCGGCGAGCCGTGCCCCACGGCTTCGACGGTCCCGGCACGCAACACCTCGTGCCGCTCCGCCAGTTCCTCCAGCGCCGTGCGCAGCGCGGGGAGCCGCACCTCGCCGCGCAGCTCGAGGCAGCTGACGACGGGGGTGGCGACCGGGACCACCGGGGCAGGCAGCGGGTCCGGTCGGTCCGCGACCGGTCCGGGCACCGGGGGAGGACCGCCGGGGAGGTCGCTGTAGCGCGTGTCCTCGTTGTCCGCGACGGCGTGCAGCAGCTCCATGAACGCCTCGGACATGGCGGAGATGGTGTCGGCGTCGAAGAGCTGCGTCGCGTACTCCATCATGACCACGATCTCGTCCTCGTCCGCCAGCTCGCCGACGACCATCGAGAGGTCGAACTTGGCGGTGCCGGGGGGCAGCCCGGGGAAATGCGGGATGATCTCCGGGTCGT belongs to Streptomyces sp. NBC_01454 and includes:
- a CDS encoding 3-hydroxyacyl-CoA dehydrogenase family protein; translation: MGDQTDVQQTAQAAQAAQTVPAGSVVGIVGAGTMGIGVAQCFAEAGHPVVVVDNDPAALASGPARLRAGIRTATLLRRGSRQAQAGAPASRAESLVTWSAELADMAAALLVVECAREDEDIKQGILHELDRICGAEAIFASNTSCIPVSRLGSFTGRPDLVIGTHFMNPAPLKDAVEVIRAPETSDLTLERTEAFLARIGKHALVVRDAPGFVTNRVLMLTLNEAAAVLGEGTADAETVDRIFQDCFGHPMGPLRTADLIGLDTIADSLEVLRRHTGEDRFRPCPLLARLVAEGNVGRKSGSGFYPYSPQHLIARGGTDRG